A stretch of the Cyanobacteriota bacterium genome encodes the following:
- a CDS encoding glycosyltransferase: MADQKVAAVIVTYNRLEKLKLAISSVLAQSIDYVVVVNNKSTDNTKDWLSKQTDSRLMILNMEENSGGAGGFYHGTKHATENTDADWVLIYDDDAYPSEGLIDKFRKIKPDPKVGAISCKVVTPDGKVADFNRPGLNPFKSFKRFIKYFFVKDSHYLSYQELENSNDVTVDYSSFVGFFVKTKIVKEELGLPRKELFIYCDDWLYTLELSNLGYKNAYHSDLVFYHDSATFVDSYDDQIWKKYYAYRNSLHFYKTAAGLLFPLVFLAKLTSWILHSRHYKKKKEYFGTIIRACKDGFMLKTFSPVVAERRPEKELVS, from the coding sequence ATGGCTGATCAAAAAGTAGCAGCGGTCATTGTTACGTATAATAGGCTTGAGAAACTTAAACTAGCAATCTCGTCAGTCTTAGCTCAAAGCATTGACTATGTAGTTGTCGTCAATAACAAATCAACAGACAATACCAAGGACTGGCTCTCTAAGCAAACTGACTCACGCCTGATGATTCTCAATATGGAAGAGAATAGCGGCGGCGCGGGTGGTTTTTATCACGGGACTAAACATGCAACCGAAAACACTGACGCTGACTGGGTTTTGATCTATGATGATGATGCTTATCCAAGTGAAGGACTTATTGATAAATTCAGAAAGATCAAACCTGACCCGAAAGTGGGTGCAATTAGTTGTAAGGTTGTCACACCTGATGGCAAAGTGGCGGACTTTAACAGGCCAGGACTTAATCCATTTAAATCATTCAAGAGATTCATAAAGTATTTCTTTGTAAAAGACAGTCATTACTTGAGTTACCAAGAGCTTGAGAACTCAAATGACGTGACTGTAGATTACTCTAGCTTTGTTGGGTTTTTTGTTAAAACCAAAATAGTTAAAGAAGAGCTTGGCTTACCGCGCAAAGAATTATTTATCTATTGTGATGATTGGCTTTATACTCTAGAGCTTTCCAACCTTGGTTATAAAAATGCTTATCATTCTGACTTGGTTTTCTATCATGACTCAGCGACTTTTGTTGATAGTTACGATGATCAAATCTGGAAGAAGTACTATGCCTACCGCAATTCGCTGCATTTCTACAAAACCGCTGCTGGATTGTTGTTCCCGCTTGTTTTCCTTGCTAAATTAACCAGCTGGATTTTGCACTCAAGACACTACAAAAAGAAAAAAGAATATTTTGGAACTATAATCCGCGCTTGCAAAGATGGCTTCATGCTCAAGACCTTTAGTCCCGTCGTAGCAGAGCGAAGACCGGAAAAGGAGCTAGTCAGTTGA
- a CDS encoding Gfo/Idh/MocA family oxidoreductase produces the protein MSVRKEFQEIQMKIAVVGCGHWGKNLVRNFSELGVLSYVCDQNPSTVEYIKNNYRGVEVTDSIDELLARDDIDGLVIATPASTHYQLARKALLAGKNVYVEKPLAQNFSEAEELHSIAQERDIVLMVGHLLLYHPAVNKLKSLIESGELGQINYLNSDRRNFNPNHRNDSDVMWDLAPHDLSMMSYILSAEPTDVLAARAWASDDDGVIDVVHLDMLFPNNIGAHIHNSWLDPQKQALLTVNGSKKTAVLNDVFKENKLEIYSRNADGSLTVEKPVYSNDEPLRLECKHFLDCIENKAVPTSDGNNGSQIVRTLERCQKMMCVGTLSPA, from the coding sequence TTGAGCGTCAGAAAGGAGTTTCAGGAGATTCAAATGAAGATTGCTGTCGTAGGTTGTGGTCATTGGGGTAAGAACTTAGTTCGCAATTTTAGCGAGCTTGGGGTTCTGTCATATGTTTGTGATCAAAATCCTAGCACTGTTGAATACATTAAGAATAATTACCGTGGCGTAGAAGTCACTGATTCTATCGATGAGCTGCTTGCAAGAGATGATATCGATGGTTTGGTTATTGCAACACCGGCAAGTACTCATTATCAATTAGCTCGTAAGGCTTTACTTGCTGGCAAGAATGTTTATGTAGAAAAACCATTGGCACAAAACTTTAGTGAAGCTGAAGAGCTACATAGTATCGCTCAAGAAAGGGATATTGTTTTGATGGTTGGACATTTGCTTTTGTACCATCCAGCTGTAAATAAACTCAAAAGCCTAATTGAATCCGGTGAGCTTGGACAAATTAATTATCTCAATTCTGATAGACGTAATTTTAATCCTAATCATAGAAATGATTCTGACGTGATGTGGGATCTTGCGCCGCATGATCTTTCAATGATGTCTTATATACTTTCTGCTGAACCCACAGATGTTCTTGCTGCTCGCGCTTGGGCTAGTGATGATGATGGAGTGATTGATGTTGTTCATCTGGATATGCTCTTTCCCAACAATATCGGTGCTCATATCCATAACAGTTGGCTAGATCCTCAAAAACAAGCTCTCTTAACTGTTAACGGCAGCAAAAAAACAGCCGTGCTCAATGATGTCTTTAAAGAAAACAAACTAGAAATTTATAGTCGTAACGCTGATGGTTCCTTGACTGTAGAGAAACCAGTTTATTCTAATGATGAACCACTGAGACTTGAGTGTAAGCATTTTCTTGACTGTATTGAAAACAAAGCGGTGCCAACCAGCGATGGTAATAACGGCTCTCAAATTGTTAGAACTTTAGAACGATGCCAAAAAATGATGTGCGTTGGGACTCTGAGTCCAGCATGA
- a CDS encoding helix-hairpin-helix domain-containing protein: MPKNDVRWDSESSMKKLALWILLFGITFSIGIYFSRDYKFEHYMIEPKSDLVKAYKINLNLADWREYENLPGIGPTLAQRIVDDRAANGRFNAIEELKRVSGIGEVKYQVLSEFITLEVQ; this comes from the coding sequence ATGCCAAAAAATGATGTGCGTTGGGACTCTGAGTCCAGCATGAAAAAGCTAGCTTTGTGGATTTTGTTGTTTGGCATTACTTTTAGTATTGGCATTTATTTTAGTCGTGATTACAAATTTGAACACTACATGATTGAACCCAAGTCTGATCTTGTTAAGGCTTATAAAATTAATCTCAACCTTGCTGATTGGCGTGAGTACGAAAATCTACCAGGTATCGGTCCTACTTTAGCTCAGCGCATTGTTGATGATCGCGCTGCTAATGGGCGCTTTAATGCCATTGAGGAATTGAAGAGGGTGTCAGGGATTGGTGAAGTGAAGTATCAAGTGCTTAGTGAATTTATAACTCTTGAAGTACAGTAG
- a CDS encoding alpha/beta hydrolase, whose translation MIKRVGDQLGSSPQTQKNSARRIQDLSPDRINRLPRDQALQIANRPQSFSVDSEEYILKPTERYWWLDSYCPVEKIPRKKILGLLPASTMQWLTRPVDKLLQNGTFQPEKMAKLRAREDLDLKDKDPQSVLQYLYEQGIENIKPVKIKFKDRTQLSTAKPQNHIKAIYIQSPIETGKKKVFVYCPGRSGGIGYMSEVALHQAYLEGDDILLLSYRGYDTNMMGYQPSQDSMADDIDAAINVLILEKKYKPEDINFTACSLGVDALINALALRVKRLAVVDAKEHWGKLDLRCPFKDLGAIARERVKKTIPLIGGLLQYPVWAAVRDKPISHHDNLDFVYPYVESMDFLANIEGEQGTSDELIPRWHTEANYQRARALVNRSKGIERDDRAVSLLHLPDANHQEVSTAVEGIGRLKR comes from the coding sequence ATGATTAAAAGAGTAGGCGATCAACTAGGATCAAGTCCGCAAACTCAAAAGAATAGCGCTCGGAGAATCCAAGACTTGAGTCCTGATCGTATAAACCGTTTACCAAGAGATCAGGCACTGCAAATTGCAAACAGACCGCAGTCTTTTTCTGTTGATTCTGAAGAATATATTTTAAAACCAACCGAGCGCTATTGGTGGCTGGATTCTTACTGCCCGGTAGAAAAAATACCCCGCAAAAAAATCTTGGGTTTGTTACCAGCTTCTACCATGCAATGGCTCACAAGACCAGTCGATAAGCTTTTGCAGAATGGTACTTTCCAGCCCGAAAAGATGGCCAAGCTCAGAGCGCGAGAAGATTTGGATCTGAAAGACAAAGATCCGCAGTCAGTTTTGCAATATCTCTATGAGCAGGGGATAGAAAATATCAAGCCTGTAAAGATCAAATTTAAAGATAGAACTCAATTAAGCACAGCGAAGCCGCAAAATCATATAAAAGCAATTTATATTCAATCACCAATTGAGACAGGAAAGAAGAAAGTGTTTGTTTATTGTCCTGGCCGTAGTGGTGGCATTGGTTATATGAGCGAGGTTGCTTTGCACCAAGCATACCTTGAAGGAGATGACATTTTGCTATTGAGCTATCGTGGTTATGACACCAATATGATGGGATATCAGCCTAGTCAGGATTCTATGGCTGATGATATTGATGCGGCGATTAATGTCTTGATTCTTGAGAAAAAATATAAACCCGAAGATATTAATTTCACTGCTTGTTCTTTGGGAGTTGACGCTCTGATCAACGCTCTTGCTTTGCGGGTCAAGCGGCTTGCTGTAGTTGATGCCAAGGAGCATTGGGGTAAATTAGATTTGCGCTGTCCTTTCAAGGATCTTGGTGCAATCGCTAGAGAGCGAGTCAAGAAGACTATACCTTTGATCGGTGGCTTATTGCAATATCCTGTTTGGGCAGCTGTCAGGGACAAACCAATCAGTCACCATGATAATTTGGATTTTGTTTATCCCTATGTTGAGTCTATGGACTTCTTAGCAAATATTGAAGGCGAGCAAGGCACCAGCGATGAACTTATTCCAAGATGGCATACTGAAGCTAATTACCAGCGTGCTCGAGCTTTAGTGAATAGATCTAAGGGCATAGAGCGAGATGACAGGGCAGTGAGTTTGTTGCATTTGCCGGATGCTAATCATCAAGAGGTTTCTACGGCAGTAGAGGGAATAGGTCGCTTAAAAAGATAG
- a CDS encoding sulfotransferase domain-containing protein, protein MRPILLTTIPKAGTYFLAEILSEIGAKNRHLHVAKNHAENLLLFGEEVNKYTPSKAKVPLNIDQALYTVQAGEFVFGHIAKPLLNDFAMKHFKIIYSFRDHKEAMQAEFYWFREVRRDMQDEFTQYSDLSAQDHFIKYLEIFGPTRVKLFKFLDMWKTEPGVTQIDFNKFRSDSKYAQAKIIEIANDIGIPVTEARAAEILDTCLNKDTKTKVKRDKSINLWNAEANKIYDKLQGKQKFYDVVYPIYWAGKKLLQPN, encoded by the coding sequence ATGAGACCTATTTTACTTACGACCATCCCTAAAGCCGGCACTTATTTCTTAGCTGAAATCCTCAGCGAAATTGGCGCAAAGAATAGACACCTTCACGTTGCCAAGAATCACGCAGAAAATCTTTTGCTTTTTGGAGAGGAGGTAAATAAATACACTCCCTCCAAAGCCAAAGTACCACTTAATATAGATCAAGCTCTTTATACAGTGCAAGCTGGCGAGTTTGTTTTTGGACATATCGCAAAACCGCTCTTGAATGACTTTGCTATGAAGCATTTCAAAATCATTTATTCTTTTCGCGATCACAAAGAAGCAATGCAGGCAGAGTTTTATTGGTTCCGCGAGGTGCGCCGTGATATGCAAGATGAGTTTACTCAATACAGTGACCTCAGTGCTCAAGATCATTTCATCAAGTATCTTGAAATTTTTGGACCAACAAGAGTGAAGTTGTTTAAGTTCTTAGATATGTGGAAAACGGAGCCTGGTGTAACCCAAATCGATTTTAATAAATTCAGATCTGATAGCAAATATGCTCAAGCCAAGATCATAGAGATAGCTAATGATATTGGTATCCCAGTGACTGAAGCAAGAGCAGCCGAGATACTAGATACTTGCCTAAACAAAGACACCAAGACCAAAGTCAAAAGAGATAAGTCAATAAATCTCTGGAACGCTGAAGCCAATAAGATCTACGACAAATTGCAGGGTAAACAGAAGTTTTATGATGTGGTTTATCCAATTTATTGGGCTGGCAAAAAGTTGTTACAACCGAATTAG
- a CDS encoding glycosyltransferase family 2 protein, translating into MKILKKNKSRKLRIFNFWRGNNKDRFALFGIIAGIWLLIKALEELLPNKYLDKLPSDVSLTLLGMMIMLMIFHAIFIFVAQYHRRRNPRELSGSYKPSIDIFISAHNEETVIAATLDRLLQLSYTNLQIYIINDRSQDKTQEIIDSKAKSSNGKIIAINRPQDAFPGKAAALNDALKVSQGEVILVLDADAVIKEGFIENIVAYLDDPLVAAVQAQKVISNPEANLLARQQLHEYAMDTYLQMGRDSIRGSVELRGNGQLIKREALEDVGGWNEETITDDLDLSTCLHVNGWDIRFSPENQVYEEAVTTLDGFIKQRRRWAEGSMRRYLNYFLQLLKPGNLTLNQIFDTLFFLGEFSIPLWLSLDVIYEVIRFANGRETYLTSLMYLSICLTIIIGVSMFNGLRIYKEQKVLEALGNTIVGITYILLSWNLIIMMTYRKILFSRSVGTWARSPKLG; encoded by the coding sequence ATGAAAATACTCAAAAAAAACAAATCACGCAAATTAAGAATCTTCAATTTTTGGCGAGGAAACAATAAAGATCGTTTTGCACTATTTGGAATTATTGCTGGCATCTGGCTTCTCATTAAAGCGCTTGAGGAATTACTACCAAATAAATATCTCGACAAGTTACCTTCTGATGTGTCTTTGACTCTACTGGGCATGATGATAATGCTAATGATCTTCCATGCAATTTTTATTTTTGTTGCACAGTATCATAGACGTCGTAATCCGCGTGAATTAAGTGGGTCTTATAAGCCAAGTATTGATATTTTCATTTCTGCGCACAATGAAGAAACTGTAATTGCTGCAACCCTCGATAGATTACTGCAACTTAGTTATACAAACTTGCAAATTTATATAATCAACGATAGGAGCCAAGACAAAACTCAAGAAATCATTGACTCTAAAGCGAAAAGCTCCAATGGTAAGATCATTGCCATTAATAGACCGCAAGATGCTTTCCCGGGCAAGGCTGCAGCACTCAACGATGCGCTCAAGGTCTCTCAGGGAGAGGTAATCCTTGTGCTGGATGCTGATGCCGTAATCAAAGAAGGCTTCATCGAGAATATTGTTGCCTATCTAGATGATCCACTAGTTGCAGCCGTCCAAGCACAAAAAGTAATTTCTAATCCGGAAGCAAATTTGCTAGCACGCCAGCAACTCCATGAATATGCAATGGATACTTATTTACAAATGGGCAGAGATAGTATTCGCGGCTCTGTCGAATTACGCGGCAATGGACAATTGATTAAACGAGAAGCGCTTGAAGATGTTGGTGGTTGGAACGAAGAAACTATTACCGACGATCTTGATCTTTCTACTTGCCTGCACGTCAATGGTTGGGACATTCGTTTTAGTCCGGAGAACCAAGTCTACGAGGAAGCCGTAACCACACTTGATGGTTTTATCAAACAGCGTCGTCGCTGGGCTGAAGGTAGCATGAGAAGATATCTCAATTATTTTTTACAACTGCTCAAACCAGGTAATTTAACTTTGAATCAAATCTTTGATACTTTATTTTTCTTAGGAGAATTCAGTATTCCTCTTTGGTTATCATTAGATGTGATTTATGAAGTGATTCGTTTTGCCAATGGACGTGAGACCTATCTGACTTCATTAATGTATTTAAGTATCTGCTTAACGATCATTATTGGTGTTTCGATGTTTAATGGTTTGCGTATATATAAAGAACAAAAAGTCTTGGAAGCTCTTGGTAATACCATAGTGGGAATCACTTACATTCTACTGAGCTGGAATCTCATAATCATGATGACTTATCGCAAGATACTCTTTAGCAGGAGTGTTGGGACTTGGGCAAGGAGTCCCAAACTAGGTTAG
- a CDS encoding sulfotransferase, translating to MAIKDPVIIIGCPRSGTTMLFNILNQSKELFTLYRESWNVIKGAYHKGLLNPIALDDSLTTGDMTPELKEYLLDQFNKYSVNNEALSYWIINHLKIRGLTHHLPIPNPLVGPLKLWNAFVKDVFVGDYRLLEKTPRNCFRVAFMNQLFPDARFVFIQREANANISSLMEGWRKNASWINHQRFPQLDDSDFKMSNFDYVKWEYVLPPGWREFNGKSLEETCAHQWIQSNQYALRDLDQLDSSRVIKVKYEDLVSDPATTVKSITDFIEVPYEGKLQQYAEKPPVVSTSMFEKPKQDKWKKNQEALERIAPMLANQQVALS from the coding sequence ATGGCGATCAAAGACCCAGTTATAATCATCGGCTGCCCCCGTTCAGGGACAACGATGCTATTTAATATCCTTAATCAAAGTAAGGAATTGTTTACGCTTTATCGAGAGAGCTGGAATGTCATCAAAGGCGCTTATCACAAGGGCTTGCTTAATCCAATTGCACTTGATGATAGTTTGACAACTGGTGATATGACTCCGGAGCTCAAAGAATATCTTTTGGATCAATTTAATAAATATAGTGTCAATAATGAAGCACTTTCTTATTGGATTATTAATCACCTCAAAATCAGAGGCTTAACTCATCACTTGCCGATTCCAAACCCATTGGTGGGTCCACTTAAATTATGGAATGCATTTGTCAAAGATGTTTTTGTTGGAGATTACCGGCTACTTGAAAAAACTCCGCGCAATTGTTTTCGAGTAGCTTTTATGAATCAATTATTTCCTGATGCACGATTTGTTTTTATACAAAGAGAAGCCAACGCCAATATCAGTTCACTCATGGAAGGCTGGCGCAAGAACGCTTCCTGGATTAATCATCAACGTTTCCCTCAGCTTGATGACAGTGATTTTAAGATGAGCAATTTTGACTATGTTAAGTGGGAGTATGTTTTGCCACCTGGCTGGAGAGAATTTAACGGTAAATCTCTTGAAGAAACATGCGCGCATCAATGGATTCAATCAAATCAATATGCTCTTCGTGATCTTGATCAGTTGGACTCTTCTAGAGTAATTAAAGTGAAGTATGAAGATTTGGTCTCTGATCCAGCAACTACTGTTAAATCAATTACTGATTTTATTGAAGTTCCTTATGAAGGCAAGCTCCAGCAATACGCTGAGAAGCCGCCTGTAGTCAGCACTTCAATGTTTGAAAAACCAAAGCAGGATAAGTGGAAGAAGAACCAAGAGGCGCTTGAGCGTATTGCCCCAATGTTGGCAAATCAACAAGTTGCACTCAGTTAA
- a CDS encoding LCP family protein: MKRSHIILILLGCIMLLTASYFLYWEENKITPDQPIQQIDKPDAIKLEKQLNIMILGADSLIPGKLEGWNGRSDVIVVANFNPFTKQVSIISIPRDTYIELKKHKDIHRINSANQLGGYKLSKRVVQKLLGLKIDHVIVFSMKSAIELLETIGPVKIFVPVDMQYHDSKAGLHINIKAGLQKLKGAQIMNFLRYRNIDKGDIGRIERQHIFFRAALKRLSEPAMIFKMPSVLLKAGQTFTTDLSFRELFELGTLLRSLLPSSDNKEDAWDFKSYIVPGNFSSDGSWLPKYPELKAMVKEIKQQ, translated from the coding sequence GTGAAACGAAGTCACATCATTTTAATTCTTCTTGGCTGCATTATGTTATTAACTGCTAGTTATTTCCTTTATTGGGAAGAAAATAAGATTACACCAGATCAACCAATCCAGCAAATTGATAAACCAGACGCTATCAAACTTGAAAAGCAGCTTAACATCATGATATTAGGAGCCGATTCTCTAATTCCAGGCAAACTAGAAGGTTGGAACGGCAGGTCTGATGTCATTGTAGTTGCCAATTTTAATCCTTTTACCAAACAAGTCTCCATCATTAGTATTCCGCGAGACACTTACATAGAGCTCAAAAAACACAAAGATATTCATAGAATCAATTCCGCCAATCAACTTGGCGGTTACAAACTCAGTAAGCGAGTGGTTCAAAAACTTTTGGGGTTAAAAATCGATCACGTAATTGTCTTTAGTATGAAATCAGCTATCGAATTATTAGAAACCATTGGACCTGTTAAAATTTTTGTGCCCGTTGATATGCAGTATCACGACTCCAAAGCTGGCTTACATATCAACATTAAAGCAGGCTTACAAAAATTAAAAGGTGCACAAATTATGAACTTCTTGAGATATAGGAATATCGACAAGGGGGATATTGGGCGTATAGAAAGACAACATATTTTCTTTAGAGCAGCACTCAAACGCCTCTCCGAACCAGCAATGATCTTTAAAATGCCTAGTGTCTTACTCAAAGCAGGTCAAACCTTTACTACTGACTTAAGCTTCAGGGAGTTATTTGAACTAGGAACTTTGCTAAGATCTTTATTACCAAGCTCAGACAATAAAGAAGATGCCTGGGATTTCAAAAGCTACATAGTACCAGGCAACTTCAGCAGTGACGGCTCTTGGTTACCAAAATATCCAGAACTCAAAGCTATGGTGAAAGAAATCAAACAACAATGA
- a CDS encoding glycosyltransferase family 2 protein, producing MSNSDLALLYKEKDQVAIPTHNDPVTVVMVTYNKHKYIRELILSFEHLNYDRKLLNIIVIDNASADGSEEKLRAEFGDAITVIQTGANLGGAGGFNTGMRYAIEKLGNDYIWLLDNDVVVHPNSLNWLMDTIKKNPDAAAAGSMILQLDKPELISEIGAFMDWGKARVDMQNAGENFTKITDDLLQERKVEYCAAASLLKTRKSITKLGYWDDLFIHFDDVDWCLRAPKQGMAIYCNPRSIVFHESLQCKQATWIKYYNIRNLLYLYLRHKPLALPLVLAKFGAWSVYLFLHGYYSNAGLGFKAICDFFRGKKAQQEFPLEKYQSMDKFEAKDRIYIFLNQENLDQFLDLTGLEINENSKTILYSDGLVKAITQQLDIFFDKRELIMDGAFESSFFFPCFKKKLVVYPGYNTMVDKS from the coding sequence TTGAGCAACTCTGATCTCGCACTACTCTACAAAGAAAAAGACCAAGTAGCAATTCCTACTCACAATGATCCCGTGACCGTCGTCATGGTGACTTATAACAAACACAAATATATTAGAGAATTGATTCTCTCTTTTGAGCACTTGAATTACGACAGAAAACTCTTAAACATCATTGTCATAGACAACGCATCAGCAGACGGTTCTGAAGAAAAACTAAGAGCTGAGTTTGGAGATGCAATCACAGTAATTCAAACTGGCGCCAATCTTGGTGGGGCTGGTGGTTTTAATACCGGCATGCGTTACGCTATCGAGAAACTAGGTAATGATTATATTTGGCTACTGGACAATGATGTAGTAGTACACCCCAACTCTCTTAATTGGTTAATGGATACTATCAAAAAGAATCCAGATGCAGCGGCAGCTGGTTCAATGATACTCCAGCTTGATAAACCAGAACTTATTAGCGAGATTGGTGCGTTTATGGATTGGGGCAAGGCTCGAGTTGATATGCAAAATGCTGGCGAGAATTTCACAAAAATCACCGATGACTTACTGCAAGAGCGTAAGGTAGAATACTGCGCGGCAGCTTCCCTACTCAAAACCCGTAAGTCAATCACCAAGCTAGGTTACTGGGATGATTTGTTTATTCATTTTGATGATGTTGATTGGTGCTTGCGTGCTCCAAAACAGGGCATGGCAATTTACTGTAATCCAAGATCGATTGTTTTTCATGAGTCACTTCAATGCAAGCAAGCTACTTGGATTAAGTATTATAATATTCGCAATTTGCTTTATCTATACTTGAGACACAAACCTCTTGCTCTGCCTTTGGTTTTAGCTAAATTTGGTGCTTGGTCTGTATATTTATTTTTGCATGGCTACTACTCCAATGCTGGATTAGGTTTTAAAGCAATATGTGATTTCTTTCGTGGCAAAAAAGCCCAGCAGGAGTTTCCACTAGAGAAATATCAAAGCATGGATAAATTTGAAGCCAAGGACAGAATCTATATCTTCCTGAACCAAGAGAACTTAGATCAGTTTCTTGATTTAACAGGCTTAGAGATCAATGAAAATAGCAAGACTATTCTTTATAGTGATGGCTTAGTCAAAGCAATTACTCAACAATTGGATATTTTCTTTGATAAGCGAGAGCTGATTATGGATGGGGCTTTTGAGAGTAGCTTTTTCTTCCCTTGTTTTAAAAAGAAGCTCGTTGTTTATCCGGGTTACAATACTATGGTGGATAAATCATGA
- the glf gene encoding UDP-galactopyranose mutase produces the protein MGKDKRYLIVGAGFSGAIIARELAEQGSFVEVIDQRDHIAGNCHSQRDQETGVMVHKYGPHIFHTDNQEVWDYVNRFDTFMPYVNRVKAVSQGRVFSLPINLMTINQYYNKTMSPDEARAWIEEIADTSIEDPETFEEQAMRFIGKDLYYAFFYGYTKKQWGLEPRELPASILKRLPVRFNYDDNYFNHKNQGMPLNGYSHIIKGILDHPNISVKLNTEFDHAMEKNYQHVFYSGPIDQYFDYKLGELDYRTLRFEELRADGDFQGTAVINYCDEEVPYTRISEHKHFAPWENHEKTIYFKEYSSKHIPGETIPYYPIRQAKEKALLDQYLELAEKQDEVSFIGRLGTYQYMDMDVTIAAALEVAKEFLKRPEKVNG, from the coding sequence ATGGGCAAAGACAAGCGATATCTTATAGTCGGCGCAGGCTTTTCTGGAGCAATTATTGCTCGTGAGTTAGCCGAACAGGGCTCTTTTGTCGAGGTGATTGATCAGCGTGATCATATTGCTGGCAATTGTCATAGTCAAAGAGACCAAGAGACTGGCGTGATGGTTCATAAATACGGACCGCATATTTTTCATACTGATAATCAAGAGGTTTGGGACTATGTTAATCGCTTTGATACCTTCATGCCTTATGTCAATAGAGTTAAAGCCGTAAGTCAAGGCAGGGTTTTTAGTTTGCCCATTAATTTGATGACGATTAATCAGTACTACAACAAAACCATGAGCCCAGATGAGGCGCGTGCTTGGATCGAAGAGATTGCGGATACTAGCATTGAAGACCCTGAGACTTTTGAAGAGCAAGCCATGCGTTTTATTGGTAAGGATCTTTATTATGCGTTTTTCTATGGTTATACCAAAAAACAATGGGGACTTGAGCCGCGTGAATTACCAGCAAGTATATTAAAGCGATTGCCGGTGAGATTTAATTATGATGATAATTATTTCAATCACAAAAATCAAGGCATGCCGCTTAATGGCTATAGTCACATCATCAAAGGAATTCTTGATCACCCAAATATCAGCGTCAAACTCAATACAGAGTTTGATCATGCCATGGAGAAAAACTATCAGCATGTTTTTTATAGTGGTCCGATCGATCAATACTTTGACTATAAGCTTGGTGAGCTTGATTATCGTACGCTTCGTTTTGAAGAATTGCGCGCTGATGGTGACTTCCAGGGTACTGCCGTGATCAACTATTGCGATGAAGAGGTTCCTTATACAAGAATCTCTGAACATAAGCATTTTGCTCCATGGGAAAACCATGAGAAGACAATTTACTTCAAGGAATACAGCAGTAAACACATACCAGGAGAGACTATTCCTTACTACCCAATCAGGCAAGCCAAAGAAAAAGCATTGCTTGATCAATACCTGGAACTTGCTGAAAAACAAGATGAGGTTAGTTTCATTGGCAGACTTGGTACTTACCAGTATATGGACATGGATGTCACTATTGCAGCAGCCTTAGAAGTCGCAAAAGAGTTTTTGAAAAGACCGGAGAAAGTCAATGGCTGA